In the genome of Aequorivita sp. H23M31, the window TTCTAATCGCTTACTTCCATTCGTGAGACATTTCTACGATGGTGAAAGTTGCTTTTTTCCGCAAAGTTCACTCCTCTCTACACAGGCGGATTTTCACTATTATAGGGTGATGGATGATGGTTTGAGGGTTGACGGTGATTAACTTTGTACGACCTTGATACAGGTCGAATCATTTTTATAAATTCCAGATCCAAGGTTTCTAAGTGTTTTGAAAGCACCTCCAAAGCAGAAACTAAAATGACTACAGTTTGCACTTTCAAAATGTATCGATGAAACTGCCACTGAAAACTGCGACTCCAGCTAATTACTGGCTACTGGTGACTTGCCAATGACCACTGAATACTGTATACTGACCACTCACTTCCGCTCACTGCTTCGCAGCCTTTCTGCTTCCCTCGTACATTTCATATCGAACTAGTCTGGCCTCCAGCTTTCCATTAAAGAGCTTTATTTTCTTTGAGGGCCGTAGGCCTACAAATTTCAAGGCTTCCATATTTGAGGTTATCATCCAGGCTTGTGTCCCCGGATAACCTCGTTTTAATGTATTGCCAATAGAACTGTAAAAATTTTCTGCATCGTTTAAAGAAAGGCGTTCATCGTAGGGAGGGTTGAAAATGATGTACGACGGAGCTGCTTTTTCTTTTTCACTCTCAAAAAAGTCCTGCTGTTCCACTTCTATAAACTCTTGCAGATTTGCATTTTTAATATTTTCCTTGGCTTTTTTAATGGCGATGGCATCAAGATCATATCCATAGATTTTATGGGAGAAATCACGAATCTTTTTAAGTGCCGCTGCTTCGATCATTTCATATAGATCGACATCAAAATCCGGCCAGGTTTCAAATCCAAATTCCTCTCTATTTAAATTAGGTGGAATATTACAGGCAATCATCGCTGCCTCGGTAAGAATTGTTCCTCCACCACACATGGGATCAAGAAGATCGCATTGGCCATTCCATCCAGAAAGCATAATAATACCAGCTGCTAAAACTTCATTTATTGGAGCGAAAACGCTTTCGGTTTTATAGCCCCTTTTATGCAAGGATTCTCCTGAACTATCCAGTGAAACCGTACAGATGTTCCGATCTATATGAATGTTTATTCGGAGAGTAGGATGGTCTAAATCTACGTTAGGCCGCTCGCCCGTTTTATCCCGAAAACGATCAACAATGGCATCTTTTGTCTTTAGGGCAATATATTGTGAATGTGTAAATACATCGGAAAACACTGTAGCATTTACGGCGAGTGTTCCGTTTACATCCATATATTGTTCCCATTCAATATCATAAATCTTCTTATAAAGATCTTCTTCCGTGAAAATATTAAAGACAGTAATAGGTTTTAAAATCTTTATAGCAGTTCGGCAGCATAGGTTGGCTTTGTACATAAACCCTGTATCACCTTCAAATGAAACATTCCGGATTCCTATTTCGATGGATGAGCCCCCGAGTTGACGAAGTTCTTGAGCCAAAAGCTCCTCTAGTCCGAATAGAGTTTTTGCGACCATTTTAAAATTCATTGCCATAGGACATTTTCAAGATTTAGATGCAAAAATACAGTATTTTTGCAGGGCGAAACGATAACTATGCAAAAAGAAGACGAAGCTTGGTACGCGTCGTGGTTCAACACACCTTATTACCATCTGCTTTACAAAGATAGGGACCATCGAGAGGCTGCTCTTTTTATGAATACCCTTACAAGCTATTTAAATCTGAAAGAAAATGACAGTATTCTGGACCTTGCTTGCGGAAGGGGCCGTCATTCCAAATATTTATCCAGGAGGGGATTTGATGTAACGGGAGTAGATCTTTCAGAAGAAAGCATAGCCTACGCCAAGCAGTTTGAAAATATAAATCTACATTTTGCCGTTCACGATATGTGCGTTCCATATCCACAAAAATTTGATGCCGTATTCAATCTATTTACAAGCTATGGCTATTTTAAAAACGATATCGACAATCTAAGAACGATCAAATCTATAAAAGCAGAATTAAAACCAGGAGGTTATGGAGTAATCGATTTTCTGAACGTAAAATTGGCAATTGATAATTTGGTGCCCCGAGAAAAAAAGAAGGTAGGGGGAATTACTTTTGAAATTGAAAAGTATATTGAAAACGGATTTATCTTTAAAAATATCCGATTTAACGATAAGGGAGAAAACCACTCCTATACGGAACGAGTAAAAGCACTGACTTTAAAAGATTTCCAAACATTTTTTAAACAAGCTGAAGTAGAAATAAAGGCTGTTTTTGGCGACTATCATTTAGCAGATTTTGATGAAAAAACCTCGGAAAGGTTGATACTAATATTCCATTGATGAACTATCTTTTATTGTTTTTGGCCGTAGTAGCCGGCTACATTGTGGCTCTTATTCTACGAAAAAAGGATTTAAAAAACATGGAGGTCTTTATGGCCTTTAGTGGAGCTTTTTTACTTTCCATAACGGTATTTGAACTCCTTCCAAAAGTCTTTGAATCTCCATCTAAAAGCATCGGCGTGTATATTATGCTTGGGATTCTCCTACAAATATTTCTGGAGTTTTTCTCTAAAGGAGCAGAGCATGGCCACGTTCACCTACACTCTGAAAACAAGCATTTTCCCTGGATCTTGTTTATTAGCTTGAGCATTCACGCTTTTATGGAAGGGTTCCCCATTTCCGAAGAAAATAATTTATTGGTTGCAATTATTATCCATAAAATTCCAGTTGCCATTATATTATCCTTCTTTTTTATAACAGCTGGCTACAAGCAATCGACTACCCTGTTCTTTTTATTTTTCTTTGGAGTCATGACTCCTTTGGGAAACTTTATTTCCAACCATTACGAATTTGTACATCAATACGAAACCCAGATAACCGCAGTGGTGATTGGAATATTTCTGCACGTTTCAACAACTATCCTATTTGAAAGTTCGAAAAACCACAAATTCCATCCTGCAAAAATGGCCGCTGTAATTGTGGCAATCGGGATGGCATATCTTCTTTAATACTTCACTCCAAATAAATATAAAAACAATTAGTCGTGGCCGAATAAGATCTAAGACTCAAGACCTAAGATATAAGAATCCATTTGTAAGATCTTGTAAGGAGGATGGATATAGGTTACTTCTTATTGATAAAACTTAAAAACGGATTTCAAATAGCAAGGGGCTTTCGGTAACAATGATGTAAATACCTTCTATTGTTGGCTCGAATAAAGATTCTTAAATAATTCCACCGGATAGTATTAAAAAACCATCCATTCTTTTAAGAATGAAGTTTTTTTTTGAAAAGAATTCCTGGAACCTATACAGTAATTTGGAATAAAAGACTGTAGTTTACTTCTCTGAATGGAAAATCTATTTTCTACAGATTTGATCCCATCTTTTCTAACAATCAGTTGTTCTAAGAAATTCTTTTTTGACTTATCCAAGTATATTAAATAGACTAAGCCCGATTTGCATGAATGCATAAATCGGGCTTAATTGGAGTATTGATTTTTAATTTTCAATAATCCCAAATAGAATCATTTGTAATGAAGTCTATTCTATATAAGTGAAAATCTGAAAGTTCAGAAAATATACTAATCTTCCTTAATATCTTTTGTTTTAAGACGATTACGAAGTCCTATACATGCTCCAGCAATCAATCCGATACTTAAGAAACCATCAATAGGAGCCGGTGGTGGCGCATCTTCAACAGTCCCACCTCCGGGAAGAGTGATTTGCGCACTCGCTGTAAAACTGCCCACTAACAATAGGCCGATAAGCATCAACTTAATTTTTTTGCTTACGGTTTTATTATCTTTCTTCATAGTATTAGTTTTATTATTTAATTTGGTCTTGTTAGAGCGATTTTTAAATCTTAATTATAAATATACTTCTTTTTAAGGTCATTCCAAAAAATATTTCCAAAATATTATCAACTTAGTTCGCATATATTATGAAAAACTCAATTTTCTAAATTTCGACATAAGTCGACTTATTTGGAATCTCTAAAATTTCAAAGTATAGAATCTAATCAATAACCCTAAAGTTCAGTGATGTTAGCATACTGCAAAATAATCTTAATTGCTAATCCTCATTAAGAATGGGACTAAAGAAGTTGACTATAACACAATCTGATATAACGACAAAGATAAAAACAAATTTGTAAATACCTAACACGACTTCTTATAATTTTTTAGAGATGTTGAAATGAAAAAACAGGTTTTAATAATTTCGAAAATAATAACAATAACATTATTTCTACCCAAGAAGAAGAGCGGCTTTGCAAGGGCCGCTCCTATTATTTGGAAAATAGAATTTTAATATTTAGTTTTTAATTAATCGTAATGTTTGATTTTGGCCCCTGTGATTTATGGTCACTAAATATAATCCGGAGGCTAAATTATCATCCATTCGAACAATTATAACATTATCTCGGCATTCCAGAATGTGATTGAAAATACTTCTGCCGGTCATATCCTTTACGCTAACCAAAACATTTTCATTATTCAAATTTGGCACTCTAATCTGGAAATTGTTTCCTTGCAACGGGTTTGGATATAGCATAATTCCAGAAAGCAAATTATGGTCATTAACAGCCAAAACCTCATTCACTCTTATATTAAACCGATCGGTTGCAACACTCAATGGATCGGAAGGATCCACCGAGAAATTATGTATTGTTTCCTGAAGATTGCTCATGAGAATGGTTTCATCAGTAAAAGTATCCTCCAGAACAACCTCCACATTGTCAAGGCCGGTCAGGTTCATTTTGAGAACATAATCGGAACTTTGATAACCGGAGCTATATATCCAATACGTATCAGAGGGTTGCGGTTGCGGAAGGGATCGATGCTCCAGACTTAAATAAGTTCCTTCATGATCAATTCCAAGATTTTCATAAAAGTTCATAGGCTTAACTGCATCCTCCATTGTAAGACCGTCGTCACTTCCTTCAGCAAAAACAATTCCGAAGCTATCATGTACCGGACCGCCATTAGTGAAATTTTCATCAGTAAACAACTGGACCGTAAGCATATTATCTGCGGTCATTAAA includes:
- a CDS encoding THUMP domain-containing class I SAM-dependent RNA methyltransferase produces the protein MAMNFKMVAKTLFGLEELLAQELRQLGGSSIEIGIRNVSFEGDTGFMYKANLCCRTAIKILKPITVFNIFTEEDLYKKIYDIEWEQYMDVNGTLAVNATVFSDVFTHSQYIALKTKDAIVDRFRDKTGERPNVDLDHPTLRINIHIDRNICTVSLDSSGESLHKRGYKTESVFAPINEVLAAGIIMLSGWNGQCDLLDPMCGGGTILTEAAMIACNIPPNLNREEFGFETWPDFDVDLYEMIEAAALKKIRDFSHKIYGYDLDAIAIKKAKENIKNANLQEFIEVEQQDFFESEKEKAAPSYIIFNPPYDERLSLNDAENFYSSIGNTLKRGYPGTQAWMITSNMEALKFVGLRPSKKIKLFNGKLEARLVRYEMYEGSRKAAKQ
- a CDS encoding class I SAM-dependent methyltransferase → MQKEDEAWYASWFNTPYYHLLYKDRDHREAALFMNTLTSYLNLKENDSILDLACGRGRHSKYLSRRGFDVTGVDLSEESIAYAKQFENINLHFAVHDMCVPYPQKFDAVFNLFTSYGYFKNDIDNLRTIKSIKAELKPGGYGVIDFLNVKLAIDNLVPREKKKVGGITFEIEKYIENGFIFKNIRFNDKGENHSYTERVKALTLKDFQTFFKQAEVEIKAVFGDYHLADFDEKTSERLILIFH
- a CDS encoding ZIP family metal transporter; the protein is MNYLLLFLAVVAGYIVALILRKKDLKNMEVFMAFSGAFLLSITVFELLPKVFESPSKSIGVYIMLGILLQIFLEFFSKGAEHGHVHLHSENKHFPWILFISLSIHAFMEGFPISEENNLLVAIIIHKIPVAIILSFFFITAGYKQSTTLFFLFFFGVMTPLGNFISNHYEFVHQYETQITAVVIGIFLHVSTTILFESSKNHKFHPAKMAAVIVAIGMAYLL